A single window of Methylobacterium nodulans ORS 2060 DNA harbors:
- a CDS encoding GNAT family N-acetyltransferase, which yields MPEIEYKFYGDFSDIPTLETVWKAVESPHVFQTYEFVSSWFSITHHCQHPAVVIGYERGVPFGILPACVIKRNQFRILSWAPVPLVLDYGDILFNTDAPIRPEEFMRRAIDLAKESASCRTTAFYHVREDATCYPFLQQRFLLASRTIAPYLVAGQPFEATLRKVREARSNQKANCERNIKRLKEMGQLNLTIYRESSDDAERALAFIFKHKKKQFSRTKIMIDYTDYKNWYIRQIRENRDAFVACLTLNGLPIAGLFGFFWQERLYYLVPAYDVELSKYAPGRVLFYLLIKQYSEDIKIFDLGIGDESYKLQWTIQSCDVFSFIEPTIIGWIAYNSTRAIAFATSQIARLKSL from the coding sequence ATGCCAGAGATTGAATATAAATTTTACGGAGACTTCTCTGACATCCCGACGCTCGAGACAGTCTGGAAGGCGGTCGAATCACCCCATGTGTTCCAGACCTATGAGTTTGTCAGTAGCTGGTTCTCAATTACGCACCATTGTCAGCACCCTGCCGTGGTCATTGGATATGAGCGGGGGGTGCCGTTTGGAATCCTTCCCGCCTGCGTTATCAAACGCAACCAATTTCGGATACTCTCGTGGGCTCCTGTACCGCTTGTGCTGGACTACGGAGATATTTTGTTCAATACGGATGCGCCAATTCGTCCAGAAGAGTTCATGAGGAGAGCCATCGATCTCGCCAAGGAATCGGCCTCTTGTCGAACCACGGCCTTTTACCACGTGCGAGAGGACGCCACCTGCTACCCCTTTCTCCAGCAGCGGTTTCTCCTGGCGAGTAGAACCATTGCACCCTACCTCGTTGCGGGCCAGCCATTCGAGGCGACCCTTCGAAAGGTGCGCGAGGCTAGGAGCAACCAAAAGGCAAATTGCGAAAGAAACATCAAACGCCTCAAAGAGATGGGGCAACTCAATCTGACGATTTATCGCGAGAGCTCGGACGATGCAGAGCGCGCTCTTGCTTTTATATTCAAACACAAGAAGAAGCAATTTAGTAGAACAAAAATAATGATTGACTATACCGATTATAAGAACTGGTACATTAGACAAATCAGAGAAAATAGAGATGCATTTGTTGCCTGTTTGACGCTAAATGGGCTGCCGATCGCAGGACTGTTTGGCTTCTTTTGGCAAGAACGTCTGTACTATCTTGTTCCAGCATACGATGTCGAGCTCAGTAAGTATGCCCCGGGGAGGGTCTTATTCTATCTTTTGATAAAACAGTACTCTGAAGATATTAAGATTTTTGATCTTGGTATAGGAGATGAAAGTTACAAGCTCCAGTGGACGATTCAGTCTTGTGATGTTTTCTCCTTTATTGAACCCACTATTATTGGCTGGATTGCCTACAATTCAACCCGGGCTATTGCGTTCGCCACCAGCCAGATCGCTCGCCTCAAATCCTTATAG
- a CDS encoding glycosyltransferase family 2 protein: protein MTEASVVICAHTLDRWDELNAAVASVHAQTRPAREIYVVTDYNEVLRERAESEIEGVRVVPNTKEPGLSGGRMTGADLVTAEVVAFLDDDAIADPRWLEELLQAYENPNVLGAGGSVEPMWRELPPSWFPGEFGWVIGCTYNGMPVQNGRIRNPIGANMSVRREVLYRAGGFASQMGRQKAGFSISSKAKAGGKAESCEETEFCIRAARLHPGGYFAYRPGARVQHIVPAQRGTWRYFVHRCLVEGTAKGVLTDLTGTKDGLSSEGRYVREVLPQAVMHNLGAAMRGDTGAARRALVIVAGLVITAFAYGKTRVERRRSNSARIDAVF from the coding sequence ATGACCGAAGCTTCTGTCGTCATCTGTGCCCACACGCTCGACCGCTGGGACGAGCTGAACGCGGCGGTTGCCTCCGTGCATGCCCAGACCCGGCCGGCGCGGGAGATCTACGTCGTCACCGACTACAATGAAGTCCTGCGTGAGCGCGCCGAAAGCGAGATTGAGGGTGTTCGAGTGGTCCCGAATACGAAGGAGCCGGGGCTGTCCGGCGGGCGCATGACCGGGGCGGATCTCGTGACTGCCGAGGTCGTAGCCTTTCTGGACGACGACGCCATCGCCGACCCACGCTGGCTCGAAGAACTTTTGCAGGCGTATGAGAATCCCAACGTCCTCGGGGCCGGCGGTTCGGTCGAGCCGATGTGGCGCGAGCTGCCGCCCTCCTGGTTCCCAGGCGAGTTTGGCTGGGTGATAGGCTGCACCTATAACGGAATGCCGGTCCAGAACGGGCGCATCCGCAACCCGATTGGCGCAAATATGAGCGTGCGCCGGGAGGTGCTCTATCGGGCCGGGGGCTTTGCATCGCAAATGGGCCGGCAGAAGGCGGGCTTCTCGATCAGCAGCAAGGCCAAAGCCGGCGGCAAGGCCGAGAGTTGTGAGGAAACCGAGTTCTGCATCCGAGCGGCGCGGCTCCACCCGGGAGGGTATTTCGCCTACCGTCCCGGAGCGCGTGTCCAGCACATTGTGCCAGCACAACGTGGCACGTGGCGGTACTTCGTACACCGCTGTCTTGTCGAGGGCACGGCCAAGGGCGTACTCACGGATCTGACTGGCACCAAGGATGGGCTCAGTTCGGAGGGGCGCTATGTCCGTGAGGTCTTGCCCCAGGCCGTTATGCACAATCTCGGGGCGGCAATGCGGGGCGACACGGGCGCTGCTCGGCGTGCGTTGGTGATCGTTGCCGGCCTTGTCATCACGGCCTTTGCTTACGGCAAGACGCGTGTCGAGCGGCGCCGCTCGAATTCGGCAAGGATTGATGCTGTTTTTTAA
- a CDS encoding glycoside hydrolase 5 family protein: MIVRAIWTALGLLALAAWTPASADPFVRTAGTKFILRGKPFFVAGANNHYLPWGSEEEVTQVLDDAVALGANTIRTLLGPVIGSPDGSTPTIWNWKSKATSYNLGVNGTYLLYWDARERQMGINDGPNGLQKIDFLIAEAGKRNLKLIIAFLDFWDYTGGAQQMRAWYKSNDKSTFFFSDSRTKRDYKTWVSYVLNRVNSLTGVAYRDDPTIMAWDLMNEGNATPESLRLAWTAEMSAYVKALDPNHLVSSGNANVTSPLVDLPIPTLDFGTWHGYPLYYKQTVQEFDAMITKFCQLAAQHNKPVLLEEFGYSRGNHDAAEAFTRWLNTLTRDPNCAGWLVWELVSKQNDGTVPNDPTFQFEISRDDSPIWKALKAGTIRSIP; encoded by the coding sequence ATGATCGTGAGAGCAATCTGGACTGCGCTGGGCCTTCTTGCCCTGGCTGCATGGACGCCCGCCTCGGCGGATCCCTTCGTGCGAACGGCGGGAACTAAGTTTATCCTTCGCGGGAAGCCCTTCTTCGTGGCGGGCGCGAACAACCATTACCTACCCTGGGGCTCGGAGGAGGAGGTCACCCAGGTGCTCGACGATGCCGTGGCGCTCGGGGCCAACACGATCCGCACCCTTCTCGGGCCAGTGATCGGGTCGCCCGACGGCAGCACGCCGACGATCTGGAACTGGAAGAGCAAGGCGACCAGCTACAATCTCGGCGTGAACGGGACATACCTCCTCTATTGGGACGCGCGCGAGCGACAAATGGGTATCAACGACGGCCCAAACGGGTTGCAGAAGATCGACTTCCTGATCGCGGAAGCCGGCAAACGCAACCTGAAACTCATCATCGCCTTCCTGGATTTCTGGGACTACACCGGCGGCGCCCAACAGATGCGGGCGTGGTACAAGAGCAACGACAAATCGACATTTTTCTTTAGCGATTCGAGAACCAAGAGGGACTACAAGACCTGGGTGTCCTACGTCCTGAACAGGGTCAATTCCCTGACCGGCGTCGCCTATCGGGACGATCCGACCATCATGGCCTGGGATCTGATGAACGAGGGCAATGCCACTCCGGAAAGCCTGCGCTTGGCCTGGACGGCCGAAATGTCGGCCTATGTAAAGGCGCTTGATCCCAATCACCTCGTCAGCTCGGGCAATGCCAATGTGACGAGCCCACTCGTTGACCTGCCGATCCCGACTCTGGATTTCGGCACGTGGCACGGTTACCCGCTCTACTACAAGCAAACGGTGCAAGAATTCGATGCGATGATCACCAAGTTCTGCCAGCTGGCAGCGCAACACAACAAGCCTGTTTTGTTGGAGGAATTCGGCTATTCACGTGGCAACCACGATGCAGCCGAGGCCTTTACGCGCTGGCTCAACACGCTCACCCGCGACCCCAATTGCGCTGGCTGGCTGGTCTGGGAGCTTGTGTCGAAGCAGAACGATGGTACCGTTCCTAACGATCCGACGTTCCAGTTCGAAATCAGCCGAGACGACTCTCCCATCTGGAAAGCGCTGAAGGCGGGTACCATCCGATCCATCCCATGA
- a CDS encoding NAD(P)-binding domain-containing protein, giving the protein MVGAGPFGLSIAAHLRGRKVNYRILGKPMESWQSKMPTGMLLKSAGFASNLSDPEGAFTLKRFCGDRGLKYQDVDHPIPVEQFVEYGLDFQQRVVPDLECEEVTSVDLHPNGFELRTSGGDLFRAGRVVLAMGLNYFRHIPEVLAALPKGMVSHAADHHDLEKFRGQRVAVIGSGASAIDTAVLLHEAQASVHLISRKPDLVFSGLWGGSGRHSILKPMLLPISGIGPGWMHRFYADLPWLFRYFPEAYRMRTGEGFPSPSAGLPMKDRSIGLPKLLGHSLEAARAGDTGVQLRLRASAGSARTVDVDHVIAGTGYKADVLRLPFLSPALVQRLRLVGKAPWLSPNFETSVPGLYFAGPVTATMFGPVMRFVFGADFTAHRISSHLAHQTSTEAASRMWYGVALAKGAK; this is encoded by the coding sequence GTGGTTGGAGCCGGTCCTTTTGGATTATCGATCGCGGCGCACTTGCGCGGCCGAAAGGTCAACTACCGAATACTGGGCAAGCCGATGGAGAGCTGGCAGAGCAAGATGCCGACAGGCATGCTGCTTAAGTCAGCCGGCTTTGCCTCGAACCTGTCCGATCCCGAAGGCGCTTTCACCCTGAAGCGGTTCTGCGGCGATCGCGGCCTGAAATATCAGGACGTTGATCATCCCATTCCGGTCGAGCAGTTCGTCGAGTACGGGCTCGATTTTCAACAGCGCGTTGTGCCGGACCTGGAATGCGAGGAGGTTACCTCCGTCGATCTGCATCCAAACGGATTCGAGTTACGCACGAGCGGCGGAGATTTGTTTAGAGCCGGCCGGGTCGTCCTCGCCATGGGCCTGAACTATTTTCGCCATATCCCAGAAGTGCTTGCGGCTCTGCCCAAGGGGATGGTGTCCCACGCGGCTGATCACCACGATCTCGAAAAGTTCCGAGGACAGCGCGTCGCCGTCATCGGAAGCGGAGCATCCGCCATCGACACCGCCGTCCTGCTGCACGAAGCCCAGGCCTCCGTTCACCTCATTTCGCGCAAGCCCGACCTCGTCTTCAGTGGCCTTTGGGGCGGCTCGGGTCGGCACTCGATCCTGAAGCCAATGCTCTTGCCGATCTCCGGAATTGGCCCTGGCTGGATGCATCGTTTCTATGCGGACTTGCCTTGGCTCTTCCGCTACTTCCCGGAGGCTTACCGGATGCGGACGGGAGAAGGGTTCCCCTCTCCGTCGGCCGGATTGCCCATGAAGGACCGGTCCATCGGGCTTCCCAAGCTCCTGGGGCACTCCTTGGAAGCGGCCAGAGCGGGCGACACAGGGGTGCAACTGCGCTTGCGGGCGTCCGCCGGCAGCGCCCGGACGGTCGACGTGGACCACGTCATCGCAGGCACCGGTTATAAGGCCGATGTGCTACGCCTGCCTTTCCTGAGCCCCGCGCTCGTGCAGCGTCTGCGCCTTGTCGGGAAGGCTCCGTGGCTGTCGCCGAATTTCGAAACATCTGTCCCGGGGCTCTATTTCGCCGGTCCCGTTACGGCCACGATGTTTGGCCCCGTGATGCGTTTCGTGTTCGGTGCCGACTTCACGGCGCATCGGATCTCATCGCATCTGGCGCATCAGACCTCCACTGAAGCCGCAAGTCGCATGTGGTACGGCGTCGCCCTAGCCAAAGGAGCGAAATGA
- a CDS encoding ATP-grasp enzyme-like protein, giving the protein MSTPEAIVLGGGINGLGAVRSLAQAGLHSIVVVKAGRDVAAVSRYSRRYTVSTFEGAAFVNELLNLRQELSGPGILICADDVALLTVSRFRDRLAPAFRFKLPQQQALCDLTLKEPFFRLAQDNGFPVPATMLLRNRGDLGSLHDLRPPLCVKPNRRSKAYDGSFQKAYRVESHASALSLCERVLDAVGEVIVQEWIEGSNDAIYFSLCYMGEAPVAFTGQKGRSFPPQVGLTASCWAASFAADELEDLTIRFFRSVGVTTGFASMEYKRDRRDGRFLMVEPTVGRVDGQVEISALSGINLCHVAYCDMAGLPGPQLKPDPAHVWRDEFRDLLSARMQGTICRYPANYRVHNAYWRWDDPGPGLLESIGCARGALYLAGKASLRWLCVGSRTVLPVRVKV; this is encoded by the coding sequence ATGAGTACGCCAGAAGCTATCGTCCTGGGCGGCGGAATCAATGGCTTGGGTGCGGTCCGCAGCCTGGCCCAAGCCGGACTGCACTCGATCGTTGTGGTCAAAGCGGGGCGCGACGTGGCAGCGGTGTCGCGCTATTCTCGGCGATATACAGTGTCTACATTCGAGGGGGCAGCATTCGTCAATGAGCTGCTGAACCTTCGCCAAGAACTCTCTGGCCCAGGGATCCTGATCTGCGCCGATGACGTGGCCTTGTTGACGGTGTCCCGCTTCCGCGACCGCCTCGCACCCGCTTTTCGCTTTAAGCTTCCACAGCAGCAAGCCCTCTGTGATCTGACCCTTAAGGAGCCCTTCTTTCGGCTGGCTCAGGACAATGGGTTTCCCGTCCCGGCAACCATGCTGCTGCGCAACCGCGGAGACTTGGGGAGTTTACACGATCTGCGGCCTCCGCTGTGCGTGAAACCAAACAGACGTTCGAAGGCCTACGACGGCTCCTTCCAAAAGGCTTACCGGGTCGAGAGTCATGCCAGCGCTCTGTCGCTCTGCGAGCGCGTGCTGGATGCGGTCGGAGAAGTGATTGTTCAGGAATGGATCGAGGGCTCGAACGACGCCATATACTTTTCCCTGTGCTACATGGGCGAGGCTCCGGTGGCCTTCACGGGCCAAAAGGGTCGCTCGTTCCCGCCCCAGGTGGGGCTCACCGCCAGTTGTTGGGCAGCCTCGTTCGCGGCGGATGAGCTAGAAGACCTGACGATCCGCTTCTTTCGTTCGGTCGGGGTCACCACCGGGTTCGCCAGCATGGAATACAAGCGCGACCGCCGGGATGGCCGCTTCCTCATGGTGGAGCCAACCGTGGGGCGGGTCGACGGGCAGGTGGAGATCTCGGCGCTGTCCGGGATCAACCTCTGCCATGTGGCCTATTGTGACATGGCCGGGCTGCCGGGCCCACAATTGAAGCCGGATCCGGCCCATGTGTGGCGCGATGAGTTCAGGGATCTGCTATCCGCCCGCATGCAAGGCACGATCTGTCGCTATCCAGCGAATTACAGGGTTCACAATGCCTACTGGCGCTGGGATGATCCGGGTCCGGGGCTGCTCGAATCGATCGGATGCGCGCGAGGAGCGCTATACTTGGCCGGAAAAGCCTCGCTTCGATGGCTTTGCGTTGGAAGCCGAACAGTTTTGCCAGTCAGAGTTAAGGTATAG
- a CDS encoding glucosamine inositolphosphorylceramide transferase family protein, with product MRVCFHLDPSRLFRWHLWLAESLAAVPGCEVSCTFASERHPLPRACRLVFELERLIYRFCDGGAVDVASAAALPAEAGWHEPFDVLIDFATQETIPPSRRVLRPLFNGVPGEIGIVAALLDSQSFRLDVYDTDRPQRPWTAHPAVRDRRILAAGLDAVLSCAVELLTKVVREPPGASAGMAPGRAPTTVPVRAISVLTHAMGTVATKTVRLLGLLASGGETWTVGWRFDCGSSLLDQGQAEFRVLPGDARRYFADPFPFEHGGEHYLFMEEYPYRSGRGCIAVAKVDRTGIISPPRTVLEEPYHLSYPFVFEHDGQIWMIPESGAAKTVTLYRADPFPDRWTREATLLEGIEGYDATLLPERDQFWLFVNPKLWRSTSWDLLALFHADRLTGPWIAHRNNPVLLNACYGRSAGAIFERDGYRYRPVQDCSRGYGGAVMFCRIHALTDIEFTQTPIGRMECGSFGCHTYNRRSGLEVIDLFRSVRSNGEVTASYRPLTADGSSSPDQHGTHLGVPLLGT from the coding sequence ATGCGGGTTTGCTTCCACTTGGATCCTTCACGGCTCTTCCGCTGGCATCTCTGGCTGGCCGAGAGCCTTGCGGCTGTGCCGGGCTGTGAGGTCTCGTGCACCTTCGCGAGCGAGCGCCATCCCTTGCCTCGGGCTTGTCGGCTCGTCTTCGAGCTGGAGCGGCTGATCTATCGTTTCTGCGACGGCGGAGCCGTCGACGTAGCGTCGGCCGCCGCCCTGCCGGCTGAAGCGGGCTGGCATGAACCCTTCGACGTGCTGATCGACTTCGCGACCCAGGAGACGATTCCCCCGAGCCGGCGCGTGCTGCGGCCCCTGTTCAACGGGGTGCCGGGCGAAATCGGGATCGTTGCAGCCCTGCTCGACAGCCAGAGCTTTCGGCTCGACGTTTATGACACCGACCGTCCACAACGGCCCTGGACCGCGCATCCGGCCGTCCGTGATCGACGCATCCTTGCGGCCGGTCTGGATGCTGTCCTCTCCTGTGCTGTCGAACTGCTCACCAAGGTCGTGCGTGAGCCCCCGGGCGCCTCTGCGGGGATGGCACCAGGGCGCGCCCCCACGACGGTACCCGTCAGAGCGATCTCGGTGCTGACCCATGCCATGGGTACGGTCGCCACAAAGACGGTCCGATTGCTCGGGCTCCTGGCAAGCGGCGGAGAGACCTGGACCGTCGGCTGGCGCTTCGACTGCGGATCGTCGCTGCTCGATCAGGGCCAAGCCGAGTTCCGCGTCCTGCCGGGCGACGCCCGGCGCTACTTCGCCGATCCCTTCCCGTTCGAGCACGGCGGCGAGCACTACCTGTTCATGGAGGAATACCCGTACCGCAGCGGCCGTGGCTGCATCGCCGTCGCGAAGGTGGATCGAACAGGGATCATCAGCCCCCCCCGGACCGTCCTGGAGGAGCCGTACCACCTCTCTTACCCGTTCGTATTCGAGCACGACGGGCAGATTTGGATGATCCCCGAATCCGGAGCGGCAAAGACTGTCACCTTGTATCGGGCGGACCCGTTCCCCGATCGGTGGACGCGGGAGGCCACTCTGCTCGAAGGCATCGAAGGCTACGACGCCACCCTTCTGCCCGAACGCGACCAGTTTTGGCTGTTCGTCAACCCGAAACTCTGGAGGTCAACCTCGTGGGACCTCCTGGCGCTGTTCCACGCGGACCGGCTCACCGGGCCATGGATCGCCCATCGCAACAATCCGGTCCTGCTGAACGCTTGCTATGGCCGCTCGGCGGGGGCGATATTCGAGAGGGATGGGTACCGCTACCGACCGGTCCAAGACTGTTCCCGCGGCTATGGTGGGGCGGTCATGTTTTGTCGGATCCACGCGCTGACAGATATCGAGTTTACCCAGACACCGATCGGCCGGATGGAGTGCGGCTCGTTTGGATGCCACACGTACAACCGACGCTCCGGTCTCGAAGTGATCGACCTGTTTCGATCGGTCCGGAGTAACGGTGAGGTGACGGCCTCCTATCGGCCGCTGACTGCAGATGGAAGTTCCTCCCCGGACCAGCACGGTACTCACCTGGGGGTACCTCTTCTGGGGACATAA
- a CDS encoding acyltransferase family protein, giving the protein MIMSRNHHIQALRGIAASLVVLSHALDVIVEHRILPEWFRPVGFSIGGLGVTTFFVISGFIMVYISYHDFGSFSNSLYFARRRLIRIVPTYWIATFVAFALYQIATLSQIATLSREPSAIELVKSLIFIPYPTNSFLDMQPVLGQGWTLNYEMFFYTLFTIALILPRRIGLVGVFLVFCTIVAAGSLVKPLSDSTPAQTVFTFYSDPIILLFSAGMAIGVLRMHLGGRFVLRYPFWIALALIVVQIIVNIFFRIPSRLPFPQVISIWITGALAVAACAFAAPASAAPTSGGRFEIIAEALGDASYSTYLFHNFIVVALKMVFPITTVTAVFFVLVALLLSNLFGIVFYRTIERPISALARGSRIRWMPLPAWGRLK; this is encoded by the coding sequence ATGATCATGTCGAGGAATCATCACATCCAGGCTTTGCGCGGGATTGCCGCCTCGCTGGTCGTCCTGAGCCACGCATTGGATGTTATCGTCGAGCACCGCATTCTGCCAGAGTGGTTTAGGCCGGTAGGCTTCAGTATTGGAGGACTTGGGGTGACGACATTCTTCGTCATCAGCGGGTTTATCATGGTTTATATTTCATACCATGATTTTGGCAGCTTCTCAAATTCCTTATACTTTGCTAGACGCAGGCTTATTCGTATTGTTCCGACCTATTGGATTGCCACATTTGTCGCATTCGCGCTCTATCAGATTGCTACTCTCTCCCAGATTGCTACTCTCTCCCGAGAACCCTCAGCAATAGAATTAGTTAAGTCCCTAATTTTTATTCCTTACCCGACTAATTCCTTTCTGGACATGCAGCCCGTTCTCGGGCAGGGATGGACGCTCAATTACGAGATGTTCTTTTATACCTTGTTTACCATTGCGTTGATCTTGCCCCGGCGAATTGGTTTGGTAGGTGTGTTTCTCGTATTTTGTACTATCGTCGCGGCGGGATCATTGGTGAAACCGCTCTCCGACAGTACGCCGGCTCAGACAGTATTCACATTTTACTCCGATCCGATAATCCTGCTGTTTTCAGCTGGTATGGCGATCGGCGTGTTGAGAATGCACTTGGGGGGACGTTTTGTTCTCCGCTATCCATTTTGGATCGCGCTGGCGCTAATTGTGGTGCAGATCATTGTAAACATCTTTTTTCGGATCCCGTCGCGTCTTCCATTTCCGCAAGTCATCTCGATCTGGATAACTGGCGCACTGGCTGTTGCGGCGTGCGCATTCGCCGCGCCCGCATCGGCCGCGCCCACATCGGGTGGTAGGTTTGAAATCATTGCTGAGGCGCTGGGTGATGCATCGTACAGCACGTATCTGTTCCACAACTTCATCGTCGTAGCGCTGAAAATGGTATTCCCAATCACGACAGTGACCGCCGTGTTCTTTGTACTGGTGGCGCTGCTGCTGTCGAATCTGTTCGGCATTGTATTCTATCGGACTATCGAGCGGCCGATCTCCGCACTGGCTCGAGGATCGCGGATCAGATGGATGCCATTGCCTGCGTGGGGCCGCCTTAAATAG
- a CDS encoding polysaccharide biosynthesis/export family protein, with protein sequence MDRQEQSGQVDETQAAEERRGSSCSRLRPMALTLGFSSGLALGAFVAAHPDLVRDASGPALQKVLDRIYAISVLPETVGAAKTLVSDRKLVSPAAGVAQAQPTARPSLVQTASAVASDPETAEPTAKAVGAAANPPAGTPIGVGDRLKLAFYERLDVEEDKWGRAASAMKGIQQRPELSGEYAVQEDGTIMVPLLGQIPAAGRRTAEIQAALAKAFSQALGRKGLVNILALERSPVYVLGLVKNPGSYKYASGMTVMHALALAGGLERAGMEPWQKLEAVREVEKRNGATQTILKLLARVAVLRAERDGTQPKIPLKLVELIGASEARSFISGESERRKAIAQTRRNREVAIAAALDAERQALDMMKGRLGPIDDLVRLRQERVNSMKALVSRNILANTVVNQVLSELSDAEQRRQEALNQYSMASARLSSLEQEANRIRAENKSDLQTEIDVIERSLTDAEREINTSHGILSSLTTSHIGSGGQKGVTYEIVRQTAAGPISIMSDGMTVLQPGDLVNVDRSADSKDEALPSEPNVAVPTSDQVDLQPHPSLPVRPRT encoded by the coding sequence ATGGACCGTCAGGAACAATCTGGCCAAGTCGATGAGACGCAAGCCGCGGAAGAGCGCCGAGGATCCTCCTGCTCGCGCTTGCGGCCGATGGCTCTGACTTTGGGCTTTTCCAGTGGGTTGGCGTTGGGAGCATTTGTCGCCGCGCACCCGGACCTCGTCCGGGACGCGTCCGGCCCCGCCCTGCAAAAAGTCCTGGACCGGATCTATGCGATTTCAGTCCTGCCAGAGACGGTGGGGGCCGCCAAGACGCTCGTGAGCGACAGGAAGTTGGTCTCCCCCGCCGCGGGTGTTGCACAGGCGCAGCCGACGGCTCGGCCTTCTTTGGTTCAAACGGCTTCGGCGGTCGCCAGCGATCCAGAAACGGCCGAGCCCACGGCCAAAGCCGTCGGTGCTGCCGCGAATCCGCCCGCCGGCACGCCGATCGGGGTCGGGGACCGCCTCAAGCTCGCCTTCTACGAGCGCCTCGACGTCGAGGAGGACAAGTGGGGCCGGGCGGCCTCCGCTATGAAGGGAATCCAGCAGCGGCCGGAGCTGAGCGGCGAATACGCGGTCCAGGAAGACGGCACCATTATGGTGCCGCTGCTCGGTCAGATCCCGGCCGCCGGACGCAGAACTGCCGAGATCCAGGCGGCTCTGGCCAAGGCCTTTTCACAGGCGCTGGGCCGAAAAGGGCTAGTCAACATCCTGGCCCTGGAGCGTTCTCCAGTTTACGTGCTTGGCCTGGTCAAGAACCCTGGCTCGTATAAGTACGCTTCGGGCATGACGGTCATGCACGCGCTGGCCCTGGCCGGCGGCCTCGAACGCGCCGGCATGGAGCCGTGGCAGAAACTTGAGGCGGTGCGCGAGGTTGAGAAGCGCAACGGGGCCACGCAGACCATTCTCAAGCTTCTGGCGCGGGTCGCCGTCCTCAGGGCAGAACGCGACGGCACTCAGCCGAAAATTCCGCTCAAGCTGGTCGAGTTGATTGGCGCCTCCGAGGCCCGCAGTTTCATCAGTGGGGAGAGCGAACGCCGCAAAGCTATCGCGCAAACCCGCCGCAATCGGGAGGTGGCGATCGCCGCCGCCCTCGATGCAGAACGGCAGGCCCTGGACATGATGAAGGGCCGGCTGGGTCCGATCGATGATCTGGTCCGCCTACGGCAGGAGCGCGTCAACAGCATGAAGGCGCTCGTCAGCAGGAACATCCTGGCCAATACTGTGGTCAATCAGGTCCTGAGCGAGCTGAGCGACGCCGAGCAGCGGCGCCAGGAGGCCCTCAACCAATACAGCATGGCGAGTGCGCGCCTGTCGTCCCTGGAGCAGGAGGCCAACCGGATCCGCGCGGAGAACAAGTCGGATCTGCAAACCGAAATCGACGTGATCGAGCGCTCACTCACTGATGCCGAACGCGAGATAAACACCAGCCATGGCATTCTCTCTAGCTTGACGACCAGCCACATCGGGTCCGGCGGCCAGAAGGGCGTCACCTACGAGATCGTCCGCCAGACGGCAGCCGGGCCGATCTCCATCATGTCGGATGGCATGACGGTGCTTCAGCCCGGCGATCTCGTCAATGTCGACCGCAGCGCCGATTCTAAGGATGAGGCGCTGCCCTCCGAGCCCAATGTAGCCGTTCCGACTAGCGACCAAGTCGACCTCCAGCCGCACCCCTCCCTGCCCGTGCGGCCTCGGACCTGA